A region from the Melospiza georgiana isolate bMelGeo1 chromosome 10, bMelGeo1.pri, whole genome shotgun sequence genome encodes:
- the TM4SF4 gene encoding transmembrane 4 L6 family member 4, which yields MCTGGCAKCLGSTLIPLAVLCTLANILLFFPGGKVEESAHITDEVWYFGGILGSGVLMIFPALVFLGLQNNDCCGCCGNRSCGKRFAMFSSIIFAAVGVVGAGYCFILSAVALNKGPKCQSQGVWTYPFEAGDYLGDHELWIKCTSPDNIVPWHLTLFSLLLVMSGIQAVLCGIQVVNGIFGTICGDCKCCGCCGGEGTV from the exons ATGTGCACGGGAGGCTGTGCCAAGTGCCTGGGAAGCACTCTCAtccccctggctgtgctctgcaccCTTGCTaacattttgttgtttttccctGGAGGAAAAGTTGAAGAGAGTGCACACATTACAGATGAAGTTTGGTACTTTGGAGGGATCTTGGGATCGGGTGTATTG ATGATCTTCCCTGCCTTGGTATTTTTGGGCCTTCAGAATAATGATTGCTGTGGATGCTGTGGTAATCGGAGCTGTGGAAAGAGGTTTGCG aTGTTTTCTTCTATAATATTTGCTGCCGTTGGAGTTGTGGGAGCTGGATACTGCTTTATTTTGTCAGCAGTAGCCCTAAACAAAGGCCCTAAATGTCAAAGTCAAGGAGTCTGGACCTACCCTTTTGAGGCTGG GGATTACCTTGGTGACCACGAATTGTGGATAAAGTGTACATCACCTGATAACATTGTCCCGTGGCACCTGACCCTCTTCTCCTTGCTGCTGGTGATGAGTGGGATCCAGGCAGTGCTCTGTGGCATTCAGGTGGTGAATGGCATCTTTGGAACCATCTGTGGCGACTGCAAATGCTGCGGATGTTGTGGG GGAGAAGGAACTGTCTAA